The following are encoded together in the Zygosaccharomyces rouxii strain CBS732 chromosome C complete sequence genome:
- the OPY1 gene encoding Opy1p (similar to uniprot|P38271 Saccharomyces cerevisiae YBR129C OPY1 Protein of unknown function overproduction blocks cell cycle arrest in the presence of mating pheromone) — MGQYSIAEADRVLISSFLKKKGYVSSTDPIKVKQPYSYTDSPPTHVHWWWPSGDHVYWCVLRKGQFSYYKTKDEREAVDVLPRFQVLSYRVIPERMIFNLYTRDKTLSFRAESAELLERWVKALEEFIKDEDNNDCCHEEIEETVMSPQRRFESDVSSEEECEAVVFDTAFGLAILDTDPRLGEAKIANFKDAYGHCDKDDVVAGYKNDLEFYKLYDPRNSERIVRTGELYAKVKTRFNRSRWKKFRATLTNKAFRLWSVKTGKLRKEISLDKLVDCVEIEDSMLDTLFALVLTDERLKFCSRDDNQVVDWIIAFKCGMLARRKICRGLQANLD, encoded by the coding sequence ATGGGACAATACAGTATTGCTGAAGCTGATCGAGTCTTGAtatcttcatttttaaaaaaaaaaggttaCGTTAGTTCCACGGATCCCATTAAAGTTAAACAACCTTATTCTTACACGGACAGTCCGCCGACTCATGTTCATTGGTGGTGGCCCAGCGGTGATCACGTCTATTGGTGTGTACTTCGAAAGGGTCAATTCAGTTATTATAAGACGAAGGATGAAAGAGAGGCTGTAGATGTGCTACCGAGATTCCAGGTTTTAAGCTATAGGGTGATTCCTGAACGAATGATTTTTAACCTTTATACAAGGGATAAAACACTAAGCTTTAGAGCAGAATCAGCAGAACTTCTGGAAAGATGGGTAAAGGCACTAGAAGAATTTATTAAAGATGAGGATAACAATGATTGTTGtcatgaagaaattgaagaaacagTAATGTCGCCTCAAAGGAGGTTTGAATCTGATGTAAGTAGTGAAGAGGAATGCGAAGCTGTTGTATTTGATACTGCATTTGGATTAGCAATTTTGGATACAGATCCACGGTTAGGGGAAGCAaaaattgccaattttaaagatgCTTATGGTCATTGTGATAAGGATGATGTTGTAGCGGGCTACAAGAATGACCTTGAGTTTTACAAATTGTATGACCCTAGAAATAGTGAACGAATAGTGCGTACTGGTGAACTATATGCAAAGGTCAAAACACGGTTTAATAGGTCTCGTTGGAAAAAGTTTAGAGCTACTCTTACTAATAAAGCCTTTAGATTGTGGTCAGTTAAGACTGGTAAATTAAGGAAAGAGATATCCTTGGATAAGCTGGTAGATTGCGTGGAAATAGAAGATTCTATGTTGGATACTCTCTTCGCACTTGTATTGACAGATGAAAGGTTAAAATTCTGTTCAAGGGATGATAATCAAGTAGTGGATTGGATCATTGCATTTAAATGTGGAATGTTGGCTCGACGTAAAATATGCAGG
- the SHE3 gene encoding She3p (weakly similar to uniprot|P38272 Saccharomyces cerevisiae YBR130C SHE3 Protein that acts as an adaptor between Myo4p and the She2p-mRNA complex part of the mRNA localization machinery that restricts accumulation of certain proteins to the bud also required for cortical ER inheritance), with protein sequence MTEDFEVNLGTGGEDNSSSTMEHRVLDSPPRVVIPEDTESPAKLAPNHGIFMASINKSSPAGKKSGEGAVLGMGAQSTKDNSTPRQNSSMLSTRVIESLHDQVDTLTSTNLQLTVQSKNLLDKLDTAQQKESKMLENSASLKHENENLVSMLNRKTRRLKDVEEELASHKKNHDSLEEEKTALQKKWESSSSEEATLRQQMEMVQAQYDALVDSHQYYKSHYSSQISTLSEQLENLKLEQRNYTQRVSDEANTFNAKLLEFDSKHANLQQAEETRVKYLESKYDSLTQQLDLPSWVQLYRESKNMVLEFAEKMKLKIPSDFETLIQDPELTALEAKNPNSNNAAALPLRVAKQRAGGGNATSTQSGTSGSNAAHGKRSSFYGGMASSYPASTLPGTLPGVRRSSSRRKPSSRVASDNSNSGDSSPIFPHSAVATAPRSSATAPSSRVSSTSTSSSTNHFAFHNNNSNNTYRKRQESTSVGNS encoded by the coding sequence ATGACCGAAGATTTCGAGGTAAACTTAGGGACCGGTGGAGAAGACAATAGTAGCAGTACTATGGAACATAGGGTCTTAGATTCGCCGCCTCGAGTGGTTATTCCAGAGGATACGGAATCACCTGCAAAATTGGCACCTAATCATGGCATCTTTATGGCATCGATTAACAAGAGTTCACCAGCGGGTAAAAAGAGTGGAGAAGGCGCCGTTCTTGGTATGGGGGCTCAATCTACAAAGGATAATTCGACACCAAGGCAAAACAGTAGTATGTTATCTACAAGAGTTATAGAATCGCTCCATGATCAAGTAGACACTTTGACCTCAACAAATTTACAATTGACTGTACAATCTAAGAATttattggataaattggatACCGCCCAACAGAAAGAGTCCAAAATGTTGGAAAACAGTGCATCATTAAAGCACGAAAATGAGAATCTAGTCTCTATGCTAAACCGTAAGACTAGAAGGCTGAAAGAcgttgaagaagagttaGCTTCACATAAGAAAAATCATGACTCGTTAGAAGAGGAGAAAACTGCTTTGCAAAAGAAGTGGGAAAGTTCATCTAGTGAAGAAGCAACATTAAGACAACAAATGGAAATGGTGCAAGCGCAATATGATGCATTAGTGGATTCTCATCAGTACTATAAGAGCCACTACAGTTCACAGATTAGTACACTGAgtgaacaattggaaaatttgaaattggaacaacGTAACTATACGCAAAGAGTCTCTGACGAGGCGAACACTTTTAATGCTAAACTATTGGAATTCGATTCTAAGCATGCTAACTTACAGCAAGCGGAAGAGACACGTgtaaaatatttggaatccAAATATGATAGTTTAACTCAACAGTTAGATTTACCATCGTGGGTTCAGCTTTACAGGGAGAGTAAGAATATGGTACTAGAATTTGCagaaaagatgaaattgaagattcCATCAGACTTTGAAACGTTGATTCAAGATCCTGAATTGACAGCTCTGGAAGctaaaaatccaaatagTAATAACGCTGCCGCTCTCCCGTTAAGAGTGGCCAAACAAAGagcaggtggtggtaatgcAACATCTACCCAATCAGGTACATCTGGATCTAACGCTGCTCATGGTAAGAGAAGTAGTTTTTACGGTGGTATGGCGTCTTCTTATCCTGCATCTACTCTACCGGGTACTTTGCCAGGTGTAAGAAGATCCTCGTCGAGAAGAAAGCCAAGCAGTAGAGTTGCATCCGATAATTCAAATTCAGGAGACTCTTCGCCTATTTTTCCCCACTCTGCAGTCGCAACTGCACCAAGATCGTCCGCTACAGCACCATCGTCTAGAGTTTCGTCGACATCtacttcatcttcaacaaatcaTTTTGCATtccacaacaacaactcTAACAATACCTATCGCAAACGACAAGAGAGCACTTCGGTTGGCAATTCATGA
- the SUA7 gene encoding transcription factor TFIIB (highly similar to uniprot|P29055 Saccharomyces cerevisiae YPR086W SUA7 Transcription factor TFIIB a general transcription factor required for transcription initiation and start site selection by RNA polymerase II) has product MSLSAVATIRERRGPNLNIVLTCPECKVYPPKIVERFSEGDCVCALCGLVLSDRLVDTRSEWRTFSNDDQNGDDPSRVGEAANPLLDGNSLSTRIGQGEGGDARATRDLNRAQSKNVLDKKDNEIQAIFIKITMLCDVAELPKIVKDSAKEIYKLCYDSRALKGKSMESVIAAAILLGCRRAKVARTLTEVQSMIHVRRKEFSKSLKLMSSILMEKSADGIIKIDRGDMNGATNLSYIPRFCSHLGLPMQLTTASEYTAGKCKEIEEIAGKSPITIAVVAIFFNVLLFKIPLTASRIAKVLQVTEGTIKSGYRSLYEHRDQMVDPQLLKSGTVSLDNLEKLDKKRD; this is encoded by the coding sequence ATGTCTTTATCTGCTGTGGCAACGATTCGTGAGAGAAGAGGACCTAATCTGAACATAGTTTTAACGTGTCCAGAATGCAAAGTATATCCTCCCAAGATAGTTGAAAGGTTTAGTGAAGGTGATTGCGTTTGTGCGTTATGTGGACTTGTTCTCTCAGATAGGTTGGTTGACACTAGATCTGAATGGCGtacattttccaatgaTGATCAGAACGGCGATGACCCCAGTCGTGTTGGAGAGGCTGCAAACCCATTATTAGATGGAAATTCGCTTTCAACGAGAATTGGACAAGGTGAAGGTGGTGATGCCAGGGCCACAAGGGATTTGAACAGAGCTCAAAGTAAAAATGTCTTGGATAAAAAGGATAATGAAATACAGGCtatttttatcaaaattacCATGTTATGCGATGTTGCAGAATTACCCAAGATTGTCAAGGATAGTGCTAAGgaaatttacaaattgTGCTATGATTCTAGAGCTCTCAAGGGTAAATCTATGGAATCAGTCATAGCGGCAGCTATTTTACTGGGTTGCAGACGTGCCAAAGTGGCAAGAACTCTAACAGAGGTACAGTCGATGATTCATGTTAggagaaaagaattttctaaatcgCTAAAACTAATGAGTTCAATTTTGATGGAAAAATCTGCCGATGGTATCATTAAGATTGACAGGGGTGATATGAATGGTGCCACCAACTTGTCTTATATACCAAGGTTTTGCTCTCATTTAGGTCTGCCGATGCAACTGACAACTGCATCAGAATACACTGCTGGTAAgtgtaaagaaattgaagaaattgctgGTAAAAGTCCAATTACCattgctgttgttgcaatttttttcaacgTATTACTTTTTAAAATACCATTAACAGCATCAAGAATTGCAAAGGTTTTACAGGTTACGGAAGGTACAATTAAATCGGGTTACAGGAGTCTTTACGAACATAGGGATCAAATGGTTGATCCTCAGTTGTTGAAAAGCGGAACCGTTTCGCttgataatttggaaaaattggataagaAAAGGGATTAA
- the SRP54 gene encoding RNA-binding signal recognition particle subunit SRP54 (highly similar to uniprot|P20424 Saccharomyces cerevisiae YPR088C SRP54 Signal recognition particle (SRP) subunit (homolog of mammalian SRP54) contains the signal sequence-binding activity of SRP interacts with the SRP RNA and mediates binding of SRP to signal receptor contains GTPase domain), translating to MVLADLGKRINTAVNSALSNTQDDYATTVDVMLKTIVTALLESDVNIKLVSKLRNNLRIKLLDSKSGNKSTTNAQTKKLIQKTVFEELCDLVDCKSEQPFQPKKKKTNVIMFVGLQGSGKTTSCTKLAVYYSRRGFKVGLVCADTFRAGAFDQLKQNAIKAHIPFYGSYVETDPVKVAAEGIAKFKKEKFEVIIVDTSGRHHQEEALFQEMVEISTVVNPNQTIMVLDASIGQAAEQQSKAFKETADFGAILLTKMDGHAKGGGAISAVAATNTPIIFIGTGEHIHDLERFSPKSFISKLLGIGDIESLLEQFQTVSNTEDTKATMENLQQGKFTLLDFKKQMQTIMKMGPLSNIAQMIPGMGNMMSQVGEEETSQKMKKMVYVLDSMTRQELESDGRIFVDQPSRLVRVAKGSGTSVFEVEMILMQQQMMARMAQTTKAAQGGAGAGAGGMPRIPGMPNVPGMPKMTPQMMQQAQQRLKQNPGLMKNMQNMLGGAGGAGGGFPGAGGGMPDMNEMMKMMQDPQMQQMAKQFGMGM from the coding sequence ATGGTGTTGGCAGATTTGGGTAAGAGGATTAATACTGCAGTTAATAGTGCGTTGTCCAATACGCAGGATGATTATGCCACGACTGTTGATGTTATGTTGAAGACAATCGTTACAGCGCTGTTAGAATCAGACGTTAACATCAAGCTAGTATCTAAGCTGAGGAACAATTTGAGGATTAAATTGTTAGATTCTAAAAGTGGTAACAAGTCTACTACTAATGCACAgaccaagaaattgattcaaaagactgtttttgaagaattatgTGATTTGGTAGATTGTAAAAGTGAACAACCATTccaaccaaagaaaaaaaagactaATGTGATCATGTTTGTTGGGTTACAAGGTTCCGGTAAGACTACTTCATGTACAAAGTTGGCCGTGTATTATTCTAGAAGAGGATTTAAGGTTGGATTAGTATGTGCCGATACTTTCCGTGCAGGTGCATTCGACCAGCTGAAACAAAATGCAATTAAAGCGCACATACCGTTTTATGGGTCCTACGTGGAGACAGATCCTGTCAAAGTAGCCGCCGAAGGTATTGCAAAGTTTAAGAAGGAGAAATTTGAAGTTATCATTGTGGATACTTCCGGTAGACATCATCAAGAGGAGGCACTTTTCCAAGAGATGGTAGAAATTTCTACAGtggtaaatccaaatcaaaCTATAATGGTTTTAGATGCATCAATTGGTCAAGCTGCTGAGCAACAATCAAAGGCGTTTAAAGAAACTGCAGATTTTGGTGCAATTCTATTAACTAAGATGGATGGACATGCTAAGGGTGGTGGTGCTATCTCAGCTGTGGCAGCAACGAATACACCTATCATATTTATTGGTACTGGTGAACACATTCAcgatttggaaagattttCACCCAAATCTTTCATTTCCAAACTATTAGGTATTGGTGATATTGAATCACTATTAGAACAATTCCAAACGGTTTCTAATACAGAGGATACAAAGGCAACGATGGAGAATTTACAACAGGGTAAATTCACGCTACTAGATTTCAAGAAACAAATGCAAACAATTATGAAAATGGGACCTCTTTCTAATATAGCACAGATGATTCCAGGGATGGGTAATATGATGAGTCAggttggtgaagaagaaacttcgcaaaagatgaaaaagatggttTACGTATTAGATTCTATGACGAGGCAAGAGTTGGAATCCGATGGTAGGATCTTTGTAGATCAGCCAAGCAGACTCGTTAGAGTTGCTAAGGGCTCAGGTACATCTGTTTTTGAAGTTGAAATGATTTTAATGCAACAACAAATGATGGCTAGAATGGCGCAAACTACAAAGGCGGCTCAaggtggtgctggtgctggtgctggtggtatGCCACGTATTCCTGGTATGCCAAACGTGCCAGGAATGCCAAAGATGACACCACAAATGATGCAACAAGCCCAGCAGAGATTAAAACAAAATCCTGGGttaatgaaaaatatgCAAAATATGCTTGGTGGTGCAGGCGGTGCAGGCGGTGGTTTCCCCGGCgcaggtggtggtatgCCTGATATGAAcgaaatgatgaagatgatgcaaGATCCTCAGATGCAACAGATGGCAAAACAATTTGGCATGGGCATGTAA
- the CCZ1 gene encoding Ccz1p (similar to uniprot|P38273 Saccharomyces cerevisiae YBR131W CCZ1 Protein involved in vacuolar assembly): MFEYITVFDPSRSHGEDDIHQQLLLYHSFTGSENSLNDKLGQIGVIQGLWSLTNSLSGEDGNQGSQEKVVQLHGKVLLIIRVESRFFICLSMNKDDNSIHHQFYLAHLWHCYRFFTLWHNKFASIPDARRLTNLLNEHFVPFWCDLQVKPDAIIKKGIVGLWHQSHKMAELEFAHCDQSWESLINQDVLLESESYLGIKDILVYHLPNFEQSPGYKTYGLVRNFSSDIDFVTNISNWIYHSHALYGNLSSHVLASNTHYKETPADNTTTATASSNIRTQARTVVPALTTTGETILHNLTLPISLAYDAVQEVGATTGISNSISLFMDYLPKWNPSAITSVLGGNPREQGPAAGPPQGYLISPLCGNGLPENYKQRVVKSQAGTINEKDYNCIFWYYRDVLVCVVSEPNFNKIQDHQYLEDLSYKLSCSMEKFYATAFPKEKHGQQQPQPQPQLPPPPPTIQSRKKFDSFGFALRDKRTNECRCSIPSWPLNNESRSYHYGTFLDSMPQDKLWELQHELVQFLQSLQNSRREKDSATEERLTRLSNGLVCFIRDCPEEMALVVANWFDETSHGGPTLISGLGPSAIRWWNQRSPPG, encoded by the coding sequence ATGTTTGAGTACATCACTGTTTTCGATCCCAGTAGAAGTcatggtgaagatgatataCACCAACAGTTACTCCTGTACCATTCTTTCACCGGGTCTGAAAACTCTCTTAATGACAAGTTAGGTCAGATTGGTGTAATCCAAGGTCTTTGGTCGCTCACGAATTCTCTAAGTGGTGAAGATGGGAATCAAGGGAGCCAAGAGAAGGTTGTACAACTGCACGGGAAAGTTCTATTGATAATACGTGTAGAATCGAGATTTTTCATATGTTTAAGTATGAACAAGGATGacaattcaattcatcatcagttCTACTTGGCACATCTATGGCATTGTTATCGATTCTTTACTCTTTGGCACAACAAGTTTGCATCTATACCAGATGCAAGAAGACTGACCAATTTACTCAATGAACATTTTGTACCGTTCTGGTGTGATCTACAGGTTAAACCAGATGCTATCATCAAGAAGGGAATCGTGGGTCTTTGGCATCAATCACATAAGATGgcagaattagaatttgCACATTGTGATCAATCTTGGGAGTCACTTATAAATCAAGACGTTTTGCTCGAGTCTGAGTCCTATTTGGGGATTAAAGATATCCTCGTGTACCACTTACCGAATTTTGAGCAGAGTCCAGGTTATAAGACGTACGGATTGGTTCGAAATTTCTCCAGTGATATCGATTTTGTTACTAATATCTCCAATTGGATTTATCATTCTCATGCCCTTTATGGCAATTTATCATCTCACGTATTAGCTAGCAATACACATTACAAGGAGACCCCAGCAGATaatactactactgctactGCTTCAAGTAATATACGAACCCAAGCTCGAACCGTCGTACCCGCTTTAACGACTACAGGTGAAACTATTTTGCACAATTTAACATTACCGATTTCACTTGCTTATGACGCCGTACAGGAAGTAGGCGCTACCACTGGAATATCTAATAgcatttctcttttcatgGATTATTTGCCCAAATGGAATCCTTCAGCTATAACTAGTGTGCTTGGTGGGAACCCTCGAGAACAAGGACCCGCCGCAGGCCCTCCTCAGGGTTATTTGATCTCACCGCTGTGCGGTAACGGATTACCTGAAAACTATAAACAAAGAGTCGTCAAGAGTCAAGCCGGGACtataaatgaaaaagattaCAACTGTATATTCTGGTACTATCGTGACGTCCTGGTCTGTGTGGTAAGCGAGCCAAATTTTAACAAAATCCAAGATCACCAGTATCTGGAAGATTTAAGCTATAAACTATCATGTAGTATGGAAAAGTTCTACGCTACAGCATTTCCAAAAGAGAAGCATGGCCAACAGCAACCGCAACCGCAACCGCaactaccaccacctccaCCAACAATTCAGTCCCGTaagaaatttgattcatTCGGATTTGCGTTGAGGGATAAGCGTACGAACGAATGTCGCTGCTCCATACCATCCTGGCCCCTTAATAACGAAAGCAGATCATATCATTATGGTACTTTTTTAGATTCAATGCCACAGGATAAATTATGGGAACTACAACATGAGCTAGTACAATTCTTGCAAAGTCTACAAAATTCTAGACGTGAGAAAGACTCTGCAACTGAAGAACGTCTTACTCGTCTAAGCAATGGCTTAGTCTGCTTCATTAGAGATTGCCCCGAAGAAATGGCTCTAGTGGTAGCCAATTGGTTTGACGAAACCTCACACGGAGGTCCCACTTTAATTTCAGGTCTCGGACCTTCTGCCATTCGTTGGTGGAATCAAAGATCACCACCAGGTTAA
- the AGP2 gene encoding Agp2p (similar to uniprot|P38090 Saccharomyces cerevisiae YBR132C AGP2 Plasma membrane carnitine transporter expression is down-regulated by osmotic stress also functions as a low-affinity amino acid permease), whose product MVNPQKSFEQDLVPKKSSWVETVNTEASESSEVENGGVVNFERSTRHVQRKLKNRHVQLISISGVIGTALFVSIGKALYHGGAANLLLGFAIWCIPIMCITVCTAEMVCFLPVSSPFLRLAHMCVDDSLGVMASWNFWFLECVQIPYEIVSVNTIIHYWRDDYNAAIPLVVQLVLYGFISLCTVRYYGEAEFWLASFKIVLAIGLYFFTFVTMLGGNPRHDRYGFRYYGEAPFKKYWPNGHGSNASGHFQGFLACVIQAAFTVAGGEYVSMLAGEVVLPRKVMPRAFKQVFIRLTVLFLGSCLCVGILCSPNDPDLTAAINESRPGAGSSPYVIAMKHLHIHVLPDIVNAALITAAFSSGNAYTYCSSRTLYGMALDGYAPKIFARCTPQGTPIFAMAVSMCWGFLSLLQLGDNSAVVLNWLINLITTSQLINFVILCVTYLFFRRVYKVNEHNLPRLPFKSWWQPWPAYIGIICAGSMTFIQGYAVFFSSLWSTKQFLFSYLMLFIDIGLYLGYKFIWRRGKDKLRNPTEVNFFPLLAEIDAHEYHLNYTEYIDVDSPSDRPDQNAGNDGESLTEAA is encoded by the coding sequence ATGGTCAACCCTCAGAAGTCGTTTGAACAAGACCTTGTTCCCAAAAAATCTTCATGGGTAGAGACCGTTAATACAGAAGCAAGTGAGAGTAGTGAAGTTGAAAATGGAGGTGTCgtaaattttgaaaggtCTACGAGACATGTTCagagaaaattgaaaaatcgCCACGTCCAGTTAATTTCCATTTCAGGTGTCATTGGTACTGCACTTTTCGtatcaattggtaaagCGCTTTATCATGGTGGAGCTGCTAATTTACTTCTTGGATTCGCTATTTGGTGTATACCTATTATGTGCATTACCGTATGCACCGCTGAAATGGTCTGTTTTTTACCCGTTAGCTCACCATTTCTCAGATTAGCACATATGTGTGTTGATGATTCCCTGGGGGTTATGGCAAGTTGGAATTTTTGGTTTTTGGAATGTGTACAGATTCCCTATGAGATCGTTTCTGTGAACACGATTATTCATTACTGGAGAGATGATTACAATGCGGCTATACCGTTGGTGGTACAGCTCGTACTCTACGGATTTATTTCTTTATGTACAGTGCGTTATTACGGTGAAGCAGAATTTTGGTTAGCTTCTTTTAAGATCGTTTTAGCCATTGGCCTCTATTTTTTCACATTTGTCACTATGCTAGGCGGTAATCCGCGTCATGATCGTTATGGGTTTCGTTATTACGGTGAAGCTCCCTTCAAGAAATACTGGCCTAATGGACATGGATCAAATGCATCTGGTCATTTCCAAGGATTTTTAGCTTGTGTCATTCAAGCAGCTTTCACAGTGGCGGGGGGTGAATACGTTTCTATGTTGGCAGGTGAAGTAGTTTTACCTCGTAAAGTGATGCCACGAGCCTTTAAACAAGTCTTCATAAGATTGACGGTCCTTTTCCTGGGTAGTTGTCTATGTGTTGGTATTTTATGTTCACCTAATGATCCTGATTTAACAGCGGCAATTAATGAATCACGTCCTGGAGCAGGTTCTTCACCCTACGTGATCGCCATGAAGCATTTACACATTCATGTATTGCCAGATATTGTTAATGCCGCACTGATTACAGCAGCTTTCTCCTCAGGTAATGCATACACCTATTGTTCATCACGTACCCTTTACGGTATGGCACTCGATGGATATGCTCCCAAAATCTTTGCACGTTGTACACCACAGGGAACTCCCATCTTTGCCATGGCAGTATCGATGTGTTGGGGATTCTTATCGCTTTTACAACTAGGTGATAATTCGGCTGTGGTTCTCAACTGGCTCATCAATTTAATCACAACATCtcaattgataaatttcgTCATTTTATGTGTGACTTATCTCTTCTTCCGAAGGGTCTACAAAGTCAATGAGCACAATTTACCCAGATTACCCTTCAAATCGTGGTGGCAGCCTTGGCCCGCATACATAGGTATCATCTGTGCAGGTTCTATGACCTTCATTCAAGGCTATGCGGTGTTCTTCTCTTCCCTTTGGAGTACTAAGCAGTTCCTTTTCTCATATCTCATGCTCTTTATTGATATTGGGTTGTATCTCGGCTACAAATTTATCTGGAGAAGAGGCAAGGACAAACTTAGAAATCCGACAGAGGTAAATTTCTTCCCGTTACTCGCAGAAATCGATGCCCATGAGTACCATCTCAACTATACCGAATACATTGATGTAGATAGCCCTAGTGACCGTCCGGATCAAAACGCAGGCAACGACGGTGAAAGTCTCACAGAAGCTGCCTAG